Proteins encoded together in one Thalassotalea crassostreae window:
- the asnS gene encoding asparagine--tRNA ligase: MSVASITDVLAGKSAVGETVTVKGWIRTRRDSKAGISFLAIHDGSCFDPIQAVVPNELNNYEEEVLKLTTGCSVAVTGTLVESMGKGQSFEIQATNVEVLGFVEDPDTYPMAAKRHSIEFLREQAHLRNRTNIGGAVTRVRNCLAQAIHRFMHEKGYFWISTPLITGSDTEGAGEMFRVSTLDLENLPRDDKGAVDFAQDFFGKETFLTVSGQLNAETLACAMSKVYTFGPTFRAENSNTSRHLAEFWMMEPEIAFADLGDAATLAEEMLRYVFKAVLEERPDDMAFFQQRVDKTVIDRLTSVVESDFVRMDYTDAIHILLNSGKKFENKVEWGVDLNSEHERYLAEEHVKGPLVLMNYPKDIKAFYMRLNEDGKTVAAMDVLAPGIGEIIGGAQREERLDVLDMRLEEMGLDKEDYSWYRDLRRYGTVPHAGFGLGFERLVAYATGMGNVRDVIPFPRTPNNADY; this comes from the coding sequence ATGTCAGTTGCTTCTATTACTGATGTCCTAGCAGGCAAATCAGCTGTTGGTGAAACAGTTACAGTAAAGGGTTGGATCAGAACCCGCCGCGATTCTAAAGCCGGTATTTCTTTCTTAGCCATTCATGATGGTTCGTGTTTCGATCCTATCCAAGCAGTTGTACCTAATGAGTTAAATAATTACGAAGAAGAAGTATTAAAATTAACTACCGGGTGTTCTGTTGCAGTTACAGGCACGCTAGTAGAGTCAATGGGTAAAGGACAATCGTTTGAAATCCAAGCGACCAATGTTGAAGTACTAGGCTTTGTTGAAGACCCAGATACTTACCCAATGGCAGCAAAACGTCATTCAATCGAGTTTTTACGAGAGCAAGCTCACCTACGTAACCGTACAAACATTGGCGGCGCGGTAACTCGTGTACGTAACTGTTTAGCTCAAGCTATTCATCGCTTTATGCATGAAAAAGGTTATTTTTGGATCAGTACACCGCTAATTACCGGTTCTGATACTGAAGGTGCTGGTGAAATGTTCCGAGTAAGTACACTCGATTTAGAAAACTTACCGCGTGATGACAAAGGTGCGGTCGATTTCGCTCAAGACTTCTTCGGCAAAGAAACCTTTTTAACCGTATCTGGTCAATTGAATGCTGAGACGCTTGCCTGTGCGATGTCAAAGGTTTACACCTTCGGCCCTACTTTCCGTGCTGAAAATTCAAATACTTCTCGTCATTTAGCAGAGTTTTGGATGATGGAGCCTGAAATCGCGTTTGCTGATTTAGGTGACGCCGCGACGCTTGCAGAAGAGATGTTACGTTACGTATTCAAAGCAGTTTTAGAAGAACGTCCAGACGATATGGCATTTTTCCAACAACGTGTTGATAAAACCGTTATTGATCGTTTAACTTCTGTAGTTGAATCTGACTTCGTTCGTATGGATTATACTGACGCGATTCATATCCTGCTTAACAGTGGCAAGAAATTTGAAAACAAGGTTGAATGGGGCGTGGATTTAAATTCTGAGCACGAACGTTACCTTGCGGAAGAACATGTTAAGGGTCCATTAGTTTTAATGAACTACCCGAAAGACATTAAAGCATTCTACATGCGATTAAATGAAGACGGAAAAACAGTTGCAGCAATGGATGTATTAGCACCAGGTATTGGTGAAATCATCGGTGGTGCACAACGTGAAGAACGTTTAGATGTATTAGATATGCGTCTTGAAGAAATGGGCTTAGATAAAGAAGATTACAGCTGGTACCGTGATTTACGTCGTTACGGTACAGTTCCTCATGCTGGATTTGGTCTAGGTTTTGAACGTTTAGTTGCTTACGCTACTGGTATGGGAAATGTTCGTGACGTTATTCCATTCCCACGTACACCGAATAACGCTGATTATTAA
- the bioA gene encoding adenosylmethionine--8-amino-7-oxononanoate transaminase codes for MVKKHTDILEYDQNHIWHPYTSMTNPLPSYIVTHANGVKLTLGDGEQVIDGMSSWWSVVHGYNNDVLNQAIKEQVDKFSHVMFGGLTHEPAVNLSKKLIDITPQGLDKVFLADSGSVAVEVALKMAIQYQHSLGNVNKNKFLTIRNGYHGDTFAAMSVCDPVNGMHQLFTGFMAENYFADAPKSTFNDAFDKSDLESISHQLEKNHHNIAALILEPVVQGAGGMRFYHPEFLKACRQLCDQYNVLLIADEIATGFGRSGKLFACEHAGISPDILCLGKALTGGYMTLAATLCTTEVAETISKGDAGVFMHGPTFMGNPLACAAANASLKLLEDNNWQQQVQNIETILNDELLELSDHRNVNDVRILGAIGVVEAKTSVNMAEIQKQFIKRGVWVRPFGKLIYVMPPFVISETELKTLCKAIVDVVDDDSVFNY; via the coding sequence ATGGTTAAAAAACATACAGATATTTTAGAATATGACCAAAACCACATTTGGCATCCATATACCTCAATGACCAACCCTTTACCGTCTTACATAGTCACTCACGCTAACGGCGTAAAACTCACGTTAGGTGATGGCGAACAAGTTATCGATGGTATGTCTTCATGGTGGTCAGTGGTACATGGCTACAATAATGATGTATTAAACCAGGCTATTAAAGAACAAGTCGACAAATTTTCACACGTTATGTTTGGTGGTTTAACCCATGAGCCGGCAGTAAACCTAAGTAAGAAATTAATTGATATTACGCCTCAAGGTTTAGATAAGGTGTTTCTTGCGGATAGTGGTTCTGTAGCTGTCGAAGTCGCGTTGAAAATGGCTATTCAATACCAACATTCACTAGGTAATGTGAATAAAAACAAGTTCTTAACGATTAGAAATGGCTACCATGGTGATACGTTTGCAGCCATGTCTGTTTGCGATCCTGTAAATGGGATGCATCAACTATTTACTGGTTTTATGGCTGAAAACTATTTTGCTGATGCGCCAAAATCAACGTTTAACGATGCCTTTGATAAAAGTGACCTAGAGTCTATTTCACATCAACTTGAGAAAAACCATCATAATATAGCAGCCCTAATACTTGAGCCTGTTGTACAAGGGGCTGGTGGAATGCGTTTTTATCACCCAGAATTTCTCAAAGCGTGTCGACAACTTTGTGATCAATATAATGTACTGTTGATTGCAGACGAAATAGCGACTGGATTTGGGCGAAGCGGTAAATTGTTTGCCTGTGAACACGCGGGTATTAGCCCCGATATTCTATGTTTAGGAAAAGCGCTTACCGGCGGTTATATGACATTAGCGGCAACATTGTGTACAACCGAGGTAGCTGAAACCATCAGTAAAGGTGACGCTGGCGTATTCATGCATGGACCAACGTTTATGGGTAATCCCCTAGCCTGTGCCGCTGCAAACGCGAGTCTTAAACTACTTGAAGATAATAACTGGCAGCAACAAGTTCAAAACATTGAAACGATCCTTAATGACGAACTGTTAGAGCTGTCCGATCACCGAAATGTTAATGACGTCAGAATACTTGGCGCAATTGGCGTGGTTGAAGCAAAAACTTCAGTGAATATGGCAGAGATCCAAAAACAATTCATTAAACGTGGTGTTTGGGTTCGTCCATTTGGAAAGCTAATTTATGTTATGCCACCATTTGTTATCTCTGAGACAGAGCTGAAAACTCTCTGTAAAGCGATTGTTGATGTGGTAGATGACGACTCAGTTTTTAATTACTAG
- the bioB gene encoding biotin synthase BioB has protein sequence MTTLGQIRHNWTIPEVNALFELPFNDLMFKAQTVHRENFNPNEVQVSTLLSIKTGACPEDCKYCSQSARYSTDVEKEKLMEVENVLEAAKIAKAQGSTRFCMGAGWRNPKARDMPHIVKMVEGVRELGLETCMTLGMLDEEQANTLSDAGLDYYNHNLDTSPEHYNSIITTRSYQDRLDTLTNVRSAGMKVCSGGIMGLGEKATDRSSFLAQLANLDKHPESVPINMLVKIEGTPLADVDDLEHFDFIRCIAVARIMMPKSHVRLSAGRDAMNEQMQAMCFLAGANSIFYGCKLLTTDNPEADADMMLFKKLGINTERIRARTEEQAASEEQEIRTAIVNKENEELFYDASAQ, from the coding sequence ATGACAACTTTAGGCCAAATTCGCCATAACTGGACTATTCCAGAAGTAAATGCGCTTTTTGAATTACCATTTAATGACTTAATGTTTAAAGCACAAACTGTGCATCGTGAAAACTTTAACCCGAACGAAGTGCAAGTAAGTACCTTATTGTCAATCAAAACAGGTGCTTGTCCGGAAGATTGTAAGTATTGTTCACAAAGTGCTCGTTACAGTACTGATGTTGAAAAAGAAAAATTAATGGAAGTTGAAAACGTGTTAGAGGCGGCAAAAATTGCTAAAGCCCAGGGTTCAACACGTTTTTGTATGGGTGCTGGTTGGAGAAATCCAAAAGCACGTGATATGCCACACATTGTAAAAATGGTTGAAGGTGTAAGAGAGTTAGGCTTAGAAACGTGTATGACGCTTGGTATGCTTGATGAAGAACAAGCGAATACACTAAGTGATGCCGGCCTAGATTATTACAACCACAACCTTGATACGTCTCCAGAACACTATAATTCAATTATTACTACTCGTAGTTATCAGGATCGATTAGATACCTTAACTAACGTGCGAAGCGCAGGTATGAAGGTTTGTAGCGGCGGTATTATGGGCTTAGGTGAAAAAGCAACGGACCGTTCATCGTTTCTTGCTCAGTTAGCTAATCTCGATAAGCACCCAGAGAGTGTTCCAATTAACATGCTTGTTAAAATCGAAGGCACACCATTAGCTGACGTTGACGATCTTGAACATTTTGACTTTATTCGTTGTATCGCTGTTGCCCGTATCATGATGCCTAAATCACATGTACGTTTATCTGCTGGTCGTGACGCGATGAATGAACAAATGCAGGCGATGTGTTTCTTAGCCGGAGCTAACTCAATCTTCTACGGCTGTAAATTACTTACCACGGATAACCCAGAAGCTGATGCAGACATGATGTTGTTCAAAAAATTGGGTATCAATACCGAACGTATTCGTGCCCGCACAGAAGAACAAGCTGCAAGCGAAGAACAAGAAATTCGTACTGCTATCGTCAATAAAGAAAACGAAGAGTTGTTTTACGACGCCAGTGCGCAATAA
- a CDS encoding aminotransferase class I/II-fold pyridoxal phosphate-dependent enzyme → MTFSFIKQQLAQKQASNLYRQRNPLTKGTGRLLEFDGEQFINFSSNDYLGLSQHPQIIASYKQALDNYGCTSASSSLVTGYTKTHQQLEQVVAYWLGTESCMLFSTGFSANNGFLSAFGNTSSDYFLDKLSHASLIDGAFQSNAKSKRFKHNDVVHLEALLSKSNALDKLVVAEGVYSMDGDRAPIQDILTLAKLHGANVLIDDAHGIGVLGQQGNGSLANFSNATGDSVSTMITFGKALATHGAAIAANKDVIDYLVNHCRDYIYSTAMSPANAAATVTSIDVCQKEVWRREKIKTLTKLFKTKLDSTIETTNSDSSILGILVGSEENALKCQHELKKQGFWLTAIRPPTVEKGKSRLRVTVTANHNELDINNLANSINEVLGKCLQN, encoded by the coding sequence ATGACTTTTTCGTTTATTAAACAGCAATTGGCACAAAAACAAGCAAGTAACCTATACCGTCAGCGAAATCCGTTGACCAAAGGTACCGGACGCTTGCTTGAATTTGACGGTGAGCAATTTATTAATTTTTCGAGTAACGATTATTTGGGGTTGTCACAGCATCCGCAAATAATTGCTAGCTACAAGCAAGCACTAGATAATTATGGTTGTACGTCGGCATCATCGAGTCTGGTCACCGGGTATACCAAAACGCATCAACAACTTGAACAAGTTGTCGCCTATTGGTTGGGAACAGAGTCTTGCATGTTGTTTTCAACAGGTTTTAGCGCCAATAATGGTTTTTTGTCAGCGTTTGGTAATACAAGTAGTGATTACTTTCTTGATAAATTGTCTCATGCCTCGTTAATTGATGGGGCATTTCAATCCAATGCTAAGTCTAAGCGCTTTAAACATAACGATGTAGTACATTTAGAAGCACTATTATCTAAATCAAATGCATTAGATAAGCTTGTCGTTGCCGAAGGTGTATACAGCATGGATGGCGATAGGGCACCAATACAAGATATTCTAACATTAGCAAAACTCCATGGTGCCAATGTGCTCATTGATGATGCTCACGGTATAGGTGTGTTAGGCCAACAAGGCAACGGCAGTTTGGCTAATTTTAGTAATGCAACTGGTGACAGTGTTTCCACTATGATCACATTTGGCAAAGCATTAGCCACACACGGAGCAGCAATTGCTGCAAATAAAGATGTGATTGACTATTTAGTTAACCACTGTCGAGATTATATATACTCTACGGCTATGTCACCTGCTAATGCCGCTGCCACAGTCACCAGTATTGACGTTTGCCAAAAAGAAGTTTGGCGACGCGAAAAAATTAAAACATTAACTAAGTTATTTAAAACTAAGCTCGATTCAACAATCGAAACAACTAATTCTGACTCATCCATCCTTGGCATTCTCGTTGGTAGTGAAGAAAATGCATTAAAGTGTCAACACGAGTTAAAGAAACAAGGGTTTTGGCTTACTGCAATCCGACCTCCAACGGTTGAAAAGGGTAAGTCAAGGTTACGCGTTACTGTTACTGCTAACCATAATGAATTAGATATCAATAACTTAGCTAACTCTATTAATGAGGTGTTAGGCAAATGCCTACAAAACTAG
- the bioC gene encoding malonyl-ACP O-methyltransferase BioC, whose protein sequence is MPTKLAKQKIAQTFGKASSSYDNSARLQRYSGQALLSFLPLDSDYSIADLGCGTGFFTNIMSRKYQKVIGLDISSQMLSFAKENRNSSIDWIEGDIHALPFEDNSLDVVFSNLAIQWCNPLTDVLKEIKRVLKPGGTLVFTSLLDGTLFELKNSWQQVDNDQHVIDFKTFDEIKNDAIDSGLMIADLKQSSVVLEYHSVRHLAGELKGLGANHVSGKTKKGLAGKTSWQKMTAAYEQFKGEQGSYPATYQLLSAVLIKE, encoded by the coding sequence ATGCCTACAAAACTAGCAAAACAAAAAATCGCTCAAACATTTGGTAAAGCGAGCTCATCTTACGACAATTCAGCTAGATTACAGCGTTATTCTGGTCAGGCTTTGTTGTCATTTTTGCCATTGGATAGTGATTATTCAATTGCTGATTTAGGGTGTGGAACAGGCTTTTTTACCAACATCATGAGTCGCAAATATCAAAAAGTAATCGGCTTAGATATTTCTTCACAAATGCTGTCTTTCGCAAAAGAAAACCGAAATTCTTCAATAGATTGGATTGAAGGAGATATTCATGCGTTGCCATTTGAAGATAATAGCTTAGATGTCGTCTTTTCTAATCTTGCCATTCAATGGTGTAATCCTTTAACCGATGTGCTTAAAGAAATTAAGCGAGTATTAAAACCAGGTGGCACTTTGGTGTTCACTAGCTTGCTTGATGGTACCTTGTTTGAATTAAAGAACTCATGGCAGCAAGTGGATAATGATCAGCACGTTATTGATTTTAAAACATTTGATGAGATAAAAAATGATGCGATTGATTCAGGCTTGATGATTGCAGATTTGAAACAGTCCTCAGTGGTACTTGAGTATCATAGTGTTCGACATTTAGCCGGAGAGCTTAAAGGCTTAGGTGCAAATCATGTTAGCGGCAAAACTAAAAAAGGTCTTGCAGGAAAAACAAGCTGGCAAAAAATGACAGCTGCTTATGAGCAGTTTAAGGGCGAACAGGGCAGCTATCCAGCTACTTATCAATTACTTAGTGCTGTTCTTATAAAAGAATAA
- the bioD gene encoding dethiobiotin synthase: protein MKSFFITATDTDAGKTMIATALVSALSKKHKVCVFKPVSAGCTDIDGTLVNDDAAQLLAKSNGGQTIDQVNPIAFLPPIAPHIAAQQTNSTISISQIDDIFADIEKLKADYCIVEGAGGWRLPLGNGGYLSEFPRQRNMPVILVVGMKLGCLNHAVLSFESIVNDGLNVVGWIANAPEPMDYLDENIEYLRKNLDTCFLGVVGNVSSAEQAAIALNIDSL from the coding sequence ATGAAATCATTCTTTATCACTGCAACCGACACTGATGCAGGCAAAACCATGATCGCGACGGCTTTAGTATCTGCGCTAAGTAAAAAGCACAAGGTTTGTGTATTTAAGCCCGTTTCTGCTGGGTGTACAGATATTGACGGCACTTTAGTTAACGACGATGCTGCACAGTTATTGGCAAAAAGTAATGGCGGGCAAACAATAGACCAAGTTAACCCTATTGCATTTTTACCACCTATTGCGCCGCATATAGCAGCACAACAAACCAATAGCACAATTTCAATTTCACAAATTGACGATATATTTGCAGATATAGAGAAACTAAAAGCAGACTATTGCATCGTTGAAGGAGCAGGAGGATGGCGTTTACCACTTGGCAATGGAGGTTACTTATCTGAATTTCCTAGACAAAGAAATATGCCAGTTATTCTCGTTGTTGGTATGAAACTTGGTTGCTTAAATCATGCCGTTCTTAGTTTTGAAAGTATTGTTAATGACGGCCTTAATGTTGTCGGTTGGATTGCTAATGCACCAGAGCCTATGGATTACTTAGATGAGAATATAGAATATTTGAGAAAGAATTTAGATACCTGCTTTCTAGGAGTAGTCGGTAATGTCAGCTCTGCTGAGCAAGCTGCAATTGCCCTAAATATTGATTCTCTTTAA
- a CDS encoding type II toxin-antitoxin system HicB family antitoxin: protein MRFPIVLLFNPESNDYKVNVPDLPGCDCRAKTMDNALNEVLAVIESHLSLLAEYGEDIPSASSFENHVSKMEFRGGVWAVVDIDISPFLGKSHKVNVTLPELLIKKIDDRVSTDPAYTTRSGFLATAAINELKRSV, encoded by the coding sequence ATGCGCTTCCCTATAGTCTTACTTTTCAACCCAGAATCTAACGATTACAAAGTAAATGTACCTGACCTTCCTGGTTGTGATTGCCGAGCAAAAACCATGGATAACGCTCTTAATGAAGTGTTAGCTGTAATTGAATCTCACCTGTCATTGTTGGCGGAATATGGTGAAGATATTCCCTCAGCATCAAGCTTTGAGAATCATGTAAGTAAAATGGAATTTAGAGGTGGTGTTTGGGCAGTAGTCGATATTGATATCAGCCCTTTCTTAGGAAAGAGCCACAAGGTTAACGTTACCCTTCCAGAATTGTTAATTAAGAAAATTGACGATAGAGTATCAACTGATCCTGCATACACTACTCGATCAGGTTTTTTAGCAACCGCTGCAATAAACGAATTAAAACGCTCAGTTTAG
- a CDS encoding NAD/FAD-utilizing enzyme has protein sequence MVRHYYLSNDLKELVSVEQELLDNGFKRPQMHVLSDQDAEVQLNHLHEVESILKKDIVHSTEVGALVGVIAATLVLLTAYLLNWTNTAAGWMPFIFLAIVLLGFCTWEGGFIGIQRPNVEFERFQKTLNNGNHVFFVDTDPSQESTLERVINLHPALVVESTGEATPSWVIRGQEKYQSFMKMMP, from the coding sequence ATGGTGCGCCACTACTATCTTTCAAACGACCTTAAAGAGCTCGTAAGCGTTGAGCAAGAGCTTCTTGATAATGGATTTAAAAGACCACAAATGCACGTTCTTAGTGATCAGGATGCTGAAGTGCAACTTAATCATCTGCACGAAGTTGAATCAATACTCAAAAAGGATATTGTACACTCTACAGAAGTAGGAGCCTTAGTTGGCGTTATAGCGGCAACCTTAGTATTGCTTACAGCTTATCTTCTTAACTGGACTAATACCGCGGCAGGTTGGATGCCATTTATCTTTTTAGCTATCGTACTGCTCGGGTTTTGTACCTGGGAAGGTGGCTTCATTGGTATACAACGTCCAAATGTAGAATTTGAACGTTTCCAAAAAACATTAAATAACGGTAATCATGTATTTTTTGTCGATACCGACCCTTCTCAAGAATCTACTTTAGAGAGAGTTATCAATCTACACCCTGCACTTGTTGTAGAAAGTACCGGTGAAGCAACACCAAGTTGGGTCATTCGCGGACAAGAAAAATACCAAAGCTTCATGAAGATGATGCCCTAA
- a CDS encoding DUF3413 domain-containing protein codes for MVSKENSSYSKRLLHLVSWGHWFTFFNIGAALVIALIFIDAEGIAPGFIGKVFMVSNWLAHMAFLTFICFVLTVFPLTLLYPKTRVIRGAASFIFTFLLTLLVIDGFTYSQLGYHLNFDSLARIIDLVKEQMAYNSLSFTALAVMAFIAILMFELVMSNYAWKHMRELQQRKFPKVIVAILVASFVTSHLIHVWADAKLEYDVLRQDTVLPLSYPSTAKTLLTKYGLFNQDDYEQRKNSPFSIKSKIPDYPELEMKCLELEQPKQSVYIVLRDQELNTRLLKNLNTYSPIKGTTFLNYIDNSNAKDAWFNLFYSLPNVYQIEMIEKKETPLLFQLAKKHKLTTSLTVISKSSDKNNAETNLETIDQQNISPQWISNLVDHQAHHTDISKVIAEETLTTIPQGIHIFYFSGQSDYQYELFVNALLLAQQQLDIKDVIWLGSLGNKDNTTAFKTKPALLIWPGKTEQKINDLANVMDIQTTLMRYYFECRTQYKAYSNGKNLYRLDEDRMVANITEQGLIVTKKDKNLLIDQQGNFSSYSTQLETVISEDSDFPMLIDGVNLINQFSINNAETSGKEEENRENSDQ; via the coding sequence ATGGTTAGTAAAGAAAATAGTTCATATAGCAAACGACTACTGCATTTAGTGAGCTGGGGTCATTGGTTTACATTTTTTAATATTGGTGCCGCTTTAGTGATCGCGCTTATATTTATTGATGCTGAAGGTATTGCTCCTGGTTTTATTGGAAAAGTCTTTATGGTAAGTAATTGGCTTGCTCATATGGCGTTTTTAACTTTTATTTGCTTTGTCCTTACCGTATTCCCGCTAACTTTGCTTTACCCTAAAACTAGAGTAATACGCGGCGCAGCATCGTTTATATTTACTTTTCTGTTAACTCTACTCGTTATAGACGGTTTTACCTATTCACAACTAGGTTATCACTTAAACTTTGATTCTTTAGCAAGAATAATTGACCTAGTAAAAGAACAGATGGCGTACAACAGTCTTTCTTTTACTGCTCTTGCTGTAATGGCGTTTATTGCGATATTAATGTTTGAATTGGTAATGAGTAACTATGCGTGGAAACATATGCGTGAATTGCAACAACGTAAGTTTCCAAAAGTAATCGTTGCTATCCTTGTTGCTTCGTTTGTTACTAGCCACCTTATTCACGTGTGGGCAGATGCAAAACTAGAATATGACGTTTTAAGACAAGACACCGTTCTACCTTTATCTTATCCGTCTACAGCTAAAACCTTGTTGACCAAATACGGTTTGTTTAATCAAGATGATTATGAACAACGAAAAAATTCACCTTTTTCAATTAAATCAAAAATCCCGGACTATCCAGAATTAGAAATGAAATGTTTAGAATTAGAGCAACCTAAACAATCCGTTTATATAGTTCTAAGGGATCAGGAACTAAACACTAGGTTATTAAAAAATTTAAACACTTACTCTCCTATTAAAGGAACCACGTTTTTAAACTATATTGATAATTCAAATGCTAAGGACGCTTGGTTTAACCTATTTTATAGTTTACCAAATGTCTATCAAATTGAAATGATTGAGAAAAAAGAAACACCTTTATTATTTCAATTAGCAAAAAAACATAAGCTAACCACGAGTTTAACGGTGATCTCAAAGTCTAGTGACAAGAATAACGCTGAAACTAACCTCGAAACAATTGACCAACAAAATATTAGCCCACAATGGATTTCAAACCTAGTCGATCATCAAGCACACCATACCGATATATCGAAAGTGATCGCCGAGGAAACCTTAACAACGATTCCTCAGGGTATCCATATATTTTACTTTAGTGGCCAATCTGACTATCAATATGAGTTATTTGTAAATGCCCTGCTACTCGCTCAGCAGCAACTTGATATCAAAGACGTTATTTGGTTGGGTTCACTTGGAAATAAGGACAATACGACGGCATTCAAGACTAAACCTGCATTATTAATATGGCCAGGAAAAACCGAGCAAAAAATAAATGATTTAGCCAATGTTATGGATATTCAAACGACATTGATGCGTTATTACTTTGAATGTCGAACTCAATATAAAGCCTATTCTAACGGTAAAAACCTATATCGATTAGATGAAGACAGAATGGTTGCCAATATCACTGAGCAAGGACTAATCGTCACGAAGAAAGACAAGAACTTACTAATCGATCAGCAAGGTAATTTTTCTAGCTACTCTACTCAATTAGAAACAGTTATTAGCGAAGACTCTGATTTCCCAATGCTCATTGACGGGGTTAATTTGATTAATCAGTTTAGTATCAATAATGCTGAAACCTCAGGGAAAGAAGAAGAGAATCGAGAAAACTCTGATCAATAA
- a CDS encoding DUF1414 domain-containing protein → MPIVSKYSNERVEKIVQDLIDVLVNEEASTDLALMCLGNSLSTIINNQVPENQRESIVKNFAAALAQSTKQ, encoded by the coding sequence ATGCCTATTGTATCTAAGTATTCTAACGAACGTGTAGAAAAAATCGTCCAAGACCTTATCGATGTTCTCGTTAACGAAGAAGCCTCGACAGACCTTGCCCTAATGTGTTTAGGTAACTCTTTATCTACAATAATTAATAATCAAGTTCCCGAAAATCAACGAGAATCTATTGTTAAAAATTTCGCTGCTGCGCTTGCGCAATCAACAAAACAATAA
- the yejK gene encoding nucleoid-associated protein YejK has translation MSLNITNIDLHYLTKAENNSDVKVTASKGLIEVNEKISAFVESLHNIYNSKGSKAFGAFKEENEDSETQPFSKLMQDYLDDEQQFIPFSNQATIRLKQELQKYELAETGYLVTCHYEMLGGRFLLVALLPVSEHYYVDGELNIANDQHIDTSKLQLAARIDLFDYIDNREKGRYISFIKGRAGRKVADFFLDFLGCEEGSDPKKQTQQLVEAVEEYVNVQQLNPEEKQNTRKELLSYCKEQQQTGRELDMTELSQVMPHHDDGENFFKFCQENDLDIEEKFPHDQAVVNKVTKYSGVGAGISVSFERSHFGSDVTYNPIKSTLTIHKVPPNLKDQLMKLLAQAETDED, from the coding sequence ATGAGCTTAAATATTACCAATATCGATCTGCACTATTTAACTAAGGCAGAGAACAACAGTGACGTAAAAGTTACTGCCAGCAAAGGGTTAATAGAAGTTAACGAAAAAATTTCTGCCTTTGTTGAATCATTACACAATATCTATAACAGTAAAGGCTCAAAGGCCTTTGGCGCATTTAAAGAAGAAAATGAAGACAGTGAAACACAACCGTTTTCTAAATTAATGCAAGATTATTTAGATGATGAACAACAATTTATTCCTTTCTCGAATCAAGCTACGATTCGTTTAAAACAAGAATTGCAAAAATATGAACTGGCAGAAACAGGTTATCTTGTGACATGTCATTACGAAATGTTAGGTGGTCGTTTTCTGTTAGTTGCATTATTACCAGTTAGCGAACATTACTACGTAGACGGTGAATTAAACATTGCCAATGATCAGCACATCGATACGTCAAAATTGCAATTAGCAGCTCGTATTGATTTGTTTGATTATATAGATAACCGAGAAAAAGGCCGTTATATTTCGTTCATTAAAGGTCGCGCTGGTCGTAAAGTAGCTGATTTCTTCCTTGATTTTCTAGGATGTGAAGAAGGCTCTGATCCTAAGAAGCAAACTCAACAATTGGTCGAAGCGGTAGAAGAATACGTTAATGTTCAGCAATTAAACCCTGAAGAAAAACAAAATACTCGTAAAGAACTGCTTTCGTATTGTAAAGAGCAGCAACAAACCGGGCGTGAACTCGATATGACTGAATTGTCGCAAGTAATGCCTCATCACGATGATGGCGAAAACTTTTTTAAGTTTTGCCAAGAAAATGACTTAGACATAGAAGAGAAATTTCCACACGATCAAGCGGTAGTTAATAAAGTAACTAAGTATTCAGGTGTAGGTGCTGGTATTAGTGTTAGTTTTGAGCGCTCACATTTTGGTAGTGACGTAACTTATAACCCAATAAAAAGCACGTTAACCATACATAAAGTTCCACCTAATCTAAAAGATCAGCTAATGAAATTGTTGGCTCAAGCGGAAACTGACGAAGATTAA